One genomic region from Bacillota bacterium encodes:
- a CDS encoding cold-shock protein — protein MAIGTVKWFDARKGYGFIEQPNGEDVFVHFSAIVEDGFKTLEEGQEVEFEIVMGEKGPQAANVTKIGV, from the coding sequence ATGGCAATTGGAACAGTTAAGTGGTTTGACGCGCGCAAGGGTTATGGTTTTATCGAGCAGCCGAACGGAGAGGACGTGTTCGTACACTTTTCAGCGATTGTGGAGGACGGGTTCAAGACGCTAGAAGAAGGACAGGAAGTAGAGTTTGAAATCGTAATGGGAGAAAAGGGACCGCAGGCTGCAAACGTTACGAAAATCGGCGTTTAA